In Paracoccus fistulariae, a single window of DNA contains:
- a CDS encoding NAD(P)-dependent oxidoreductase — MAKLAFLGLGVMGGPMAGHLQAAGHEVTVYNRTAARAKDWVSRHGGQMAETPREAAEGAEFVMACVGNDDDLRQVCTGQDGAFAGMGQGAIFVDHTTVSAAVTRDLAQIAAEAGIGYIDAPISGGQAGAENGQLSVMCGGEQSDFDKAQPVIDSYAKICRLMGPVGSGQMTKMCNQIAIAGLVQGLSESLAFAEKAGLDVEKVVEVISQGAAGSWQMVNRHKTMAAREFEHGFAVDWMRKDLGICLAAADEIGASLPVTALVDQFYKDVQKMGGSRWDTSSLIARLDR, encoded by the coding sequence ATGGCGAAACTGGCATTTCTGGGGCTGGGCGTGATGGGCGGGCCGATGGCGGGGCATCTGCAGGCCGCCGGGCATGAGGTCACGGTCTATAACCGCACCGCTGCGCGCGCGAAGGACTGGGTGTCGCGCCACGGAGGCCAGATGGCCGAGACGCCGCGTGAGGCGGCAGAGGGTGCGGAGTTTGTGATGGCCTGCGTCGGCAATGACGACGATCTGCGGCAGGTCTGCACCGGGCAGGACGGCGCCTTCGCAGGCATGGGCCAAGGCGCGATCTTTGTCGATCACACCACGGTATCCGCCGCCGTGACACGCGATCTGGCCCAGATCGCGGCCGAGGCAGGCATCGGCTATATTGATGCGCCGATCTCGGGCGGGCAGGCGGGGGCCGAGAATGGCCAGCTTTCGGTGATGTGTGGTGGGGAACAATCAGATTTCGACAAGGCGCAGCCGGTGATCGACAGCTATGCCAAGATCTGTCGCCTGATGGGGCCGGTCGGGTCGGGGCAGATGACCAAGATGTGCAACCAGATCGCCATTGCCGGGCTGGTTCAGGGCCTGTCCGAATCGCTGGCATTCGCAGAAAAGGCCGGGCTGGATGTCGAAAAGGTGGTCGAGGTGATCAGCCAGGGCGCCGCGGGCAGCTGGCAGATGGTCAATCGTCACAAGACCATGGCCGCGCGCGAATTCGAGCACGGCTTCGCGGTGGACTGGATGCGCAAGGATCTGGGCATCTGCCTGGCCGCCGCGGATGAGATCGGGGCCTCGCTGCCGGTCACGGCGCTGGTCGATCAGTTCTACAAGGATGTGCAGAAAATGGGCGGCAGCCGGTGGGATACCTCTTCCCTGATCGCGCGGCTGGACAGGTGA
- a CDS encoding penicillin acylase family protein, whose protein sequence is MLTLFRWLLRATVALIVLLVLAMVLTWYFATRSIPDYNATYRVQGIAGPVEIVRSTENVPHIFGSSDADVYFALGLAHAQDRLFQMTLLRRAAQGRLSEIYGRKAFPSDDLARRLELYRNAVASVEDQDQATLAALRAYAAGVNEWIGQVNAQALGRGAPEFFLRPQDISYWQPADSLAILKLLAAASSHSAAKEVLRARLSLAWPDRGTELLRGEGGPAALPDYAELFPNARFPAPESRARNDGHRSVEDFLRPGDGLGANGFAAMPDRTAAHGTLLANDPQAPLVAPSLYYLARMQLSSGGVIGATIPGMPVILSGRNPQLAWGLTPAPLDDADIAMEEIQPGSPDRYRAPTGWADLQSRREVIRVLDEPDRNITLRFSRNGPLVPGLDPGLADITPAGFVPALRWTGSSGDDTTMSALVGLMGATDANSAARIVEGVVAPAFAVTLADNRNIRQLTVGAAPERAANHPTGGALPVPGWQTEADWTDIVALDGSSQATDNGIVLATEEMGPVALRRGRLGWLLQDREIHSRDSFIAAQLDIVSPAARTLLPIVGAELWFTGEPAASGTPERQRQDALNLLAEWDGAMSEHLPEPLIYSAWMSALQDRLIRDELGPVADDIHDLHPGFIDAVFRNRDGAAAWCDIVQSAPTEDCTTIARQALDRAILTLSEKYGPDVTSWRWGDAHQVRQAHPVLGQIAGLRWVVNLTQSLSGGPFSVARTPLMGHGTAPFEATTGPGYRGVYDLADPDSSVFIISTGQSGHPLSRHYDDLADLWRRGEYIGMSLDPGLARAAATGITRLEPATN, encoded by the coding sequence ATGCTGACACTTTTCCGCTGGCTTCTGAGGGCGACGGTCGCGCTGATCGTTCTGCTGGTTCTGGCAATGGTGCTGACCTGGTATTTCGCCACGCGCTCGATCCCCGATTACAATGCCACCTACCGGGTGCAGGGCATCGCCGGCCCGGTCGAGATCGTGCGCTCGACCGAAAACGTTCCGCATATCTTCGGGTCCAGCGATGCGGATGTCTATTTCGCGCTTGGGTTGGCCCATGCGCAGGACCGGCTGTTCCAGATGACACTGCTGCGCCGCGCCGCACAGGGCCGCCTGTCAGAGATTTATGGTCGCAAGGCCTTCCCCTCGGACGATCTGGCACGGCGGCTTGAATTGTACCGCAATGCCGTGGCCTCGGTCGAGGATCAGGATCAGGCGACGCTGGCCGCGTTGCGCGCCTATGCCGCCGGCGTGAATGAATGGATCGGGCAGGTGAATGCGCAGGCGCTTGGCCGTGGCGCGCCCGAATTCTTCCTGCGGCCGCAGGATATTTCCTATTGGCAGCCCGCCGACTCGCTGGCGATCCTGAAACTGCTGGCCGCCGCCAGCAGCCATTCCGCCGCCAAGGAAGTGCTGCGCGCCCGCCTGTCGCTGGCCTGGCCCGATCGCGGGACCGAGCTGCTGCGCGGCGAGGGCGGACCGGCTGCGCTGCCTGATTACGCAGAACTGTTCCCGAATGCCCGCTTTCCAGCGCCCGAAAGCAGGGCGCGCAATGACGGCCACCGCTCGGTCGAGGATTTCCTGCGTCCCGGCGACGGTCTGGGCGCGAACGGATTTGCCGCCATGCCCGACCGCACGGCGGCGCATGGCACCTTGCTGGCCAATGATCCGCAAGCGCCACTGGTGGCGCCCTCGCTGTATTATCTGGCGCGGATGCAATTATCCTCGGGCGGGGTGATCGGGGCGACGATTCCCGGCATGCCGGTGATCCTGTCGGGCCGCAATCCGCAACTGGCCTGGGGACTGACCCCGGCCCCGCTGGACGATGCCGATATCGCGATGGAGGAGATCCAGCCCGGCAGCCCCGACCGCTATCGCGCGCCCACCGGCTGGGCCGACCTGCAATCCCGCCGCGAGGTGATCCGCGTGCTGGATGAACCCGATCGCAACATCACCCTGCGGTTCAGCCGCAATGGACCGCTGGTGCCGGGTCTGGATCCGGGGCTGGCCGATATCACGCCTGCGGGTTTTGTGCCCGCGCTGCGCTGGACAGGTTCCTCGGGCGATGACACCACCATGTCGGCGCTGGTCGGGCTGATGGGCGCGACGGATGCCAACAGCGCGGCTCGTATCGTCGAAGGCGTCGTCGCCCCGGCTTTTGCCGTCACGCTGGCCGATAACAGGAACATCCGGCAATTAACGGTCGGGGCCGCGCCGGAACGCGCGGCCAATCACCCGACCGGCGGCGCCCTGCCCGTGCCCGGCTGGCAGACCGAGGCCGACTGGACCGACATCGTCGCGCTGGACGGCAGTTCGCAAGCCACCGATAACGGCATCGTTCTGGCCACGGAAGAGATGGGACCGGTCGCGCTGCGGCGCGGTCGCCTTGGCTGGCTGCTGCAGGATCGAGAGATCCATTCCCGCGACAGCTTCATCGCCGCGCAGCTTGATATCGTCAGCCCGGCCGCGCGCACGCTGCTGCCCATTGTCGGGGCGGAACTGTGGTTTACCGGCGAACCCGCCGCCTCGGGCACGCCCGAACGCCAGCGTCAGGACGCGCTGAACCTGCTGGCCGAATGGGATGGCGCGATGAGCGAGCATCTGCCCGAGCCGCTGATCTATTCCGCCTGGATGTCGGCCCTGCAGGACCGGCTGATCCGGGACGAGCTTGGCCCCGTGGCCGATGATATCCACGACCTGCATCCGGGCTTTATCGACGCCGTGTTCCGCAATCGCGACGGCGCGGCCGCCTGGTGCGATATCGTCCAGAGCGCGCCGACCGAGGATTGCACCACCATCGCCCGTCAGGCGCTGGACCGCGCGATCCTGACCCTGTCGGAAAAATATGGCCCCGATGTCACCAGTTGGAGATGGGGCGACGCGCATCAGGTGCGGCAGGCCCATCCGGTTCTGGGTCAGATCGCGGGGCTTCGTTGGGTCGTGAACCTGACGCAATCGCTGTCGGGCGGGCCATTCTCGGTCGCGCGCACGCCGCTGATGGGACATGGCACCGCGCCCTTCGAGGCGACGACCGGGCCGGGCTATCGCGGCGTCTATGATCTGGCCGATCCCGACAGTTCGGTCTTCATCATCTCGACCGGGCAATCCGGCCACCCCTTGTCACGTCATTACGACGACCTTGCCGATCTGTGGCGCCGCGGCGAATATATCGGCATGTCCCTGGACCCCGGGCTGGCGCGCGCCGCCGCGACCGGGATCACCCGGCTGGAACCCGCGACGAACTGA
- a CDS encoding FmdB family zinc ribbon protein produces the protein MPTYDYLCQSCGPFQARAAMADFDKPKECPDCGGTSARALLSAPVIAQMDGARRHAITTNERSADSPRRSSHGPGCGCCGGGGKARQSGTLHHPGGAKSFPAKRPWMISH, from the coding sequence ATGCCGACCTATGATTATCTTTGTCAAAGCTGTGGCCCGTTTCAGGCCCGCGCCGCAATGGCCGATTTCGACAAGCCGAAAGAGTGCCCGGATTGCGGCGGCACCAGCGCGCGGGCGCTGCTGTCTGCGCCGGTCATTGCGCAGATGGATGGCGCGCGTCGGCACGCCATCACGACGAATGAACGCAGCGCCGACAGCCCAAGGCGCAGCAGCCATGGCCCGGGATGCGGCTGTTGCGGGGGCGGAGGCAAGGCGCGCCAATCTGGCACGCTGCATCATCCCGGCGGCGCGAAATCATTTCCGGCCAAGCGGCCCTGGATGATTTCGCATTGA
- a CDS encoding 2-dehydro-3-deoxygalactonokinase — protein sequence MRTDWLGAEFDGVKLRLWVDGALSQRIVAGSPEQVLQTMLADLPVTDRPLLRSGWPDAALTPVPSAVAVAADQGRMPGLSQAAPADLMRHQPGRIRGFLTTRPDFDGVLCLIGHSTVWAHLSAGEVVSFRSFISAELFSMIRSFDALPAPADPADDGFAQALNHAMSRPAGLAADLAGLRAQVTLGQSDKAQAASRLAGLLIGAELAAARPYWLGQEVVVIGDGQWDAHYLAALASQGLSAAQADGVEMARAGLQDLWQMMQAKG from the coding sequence ATGAGAACCGATTGGCTGGGTGCGGAATTCGATGGGGTGAAGCTGCGGCTATGGGTCGATGGCGCGCTGTCGCAGCGGATCGTCGCCGGATCGCCCGAGCAGGTCTTGCAGACCATGCTGGCCGATCTGCCCGTGACGGACCGGCCCCTGCTGCGCAGCGGATGGCCGGATGCGGCGCTGACGCCCGTGCCCTCGGCCGTTGCTGTCGCGGCGGATCAGGGGCGCATGCCCGGCCTGTCGCAGGCCGCGCCCGCCGATCTGATGCGCCATCAGCCGGGCCGGATTCGCGGCTTTCTGACCACGCGGCCCGATTTCGATGGCGTCTTGTGCCTGATCGGGCACAGCACGGTCTGGGCGCATCTCAGCGCCGGAGAGGTCGTCAGCTTTCGCAGCTTCATCAGCGCGGAACTGTTCAGCATGATCCGGTCCTTCGACGCCCTGCCCGCACCAGCCGACCCGGCGGATGACGGGTTTGCGCAGGCCCTGAACCACGCCATGTCGCGCCCTGCGGGTCTGGCCGCCGATCTGGCCGGGCTGCGGGCGCAGGTGACGCTGGGCCAGTCGGACAAGGCGCAGGCGGCGTCGCGACTGGCGGGGTTGCTGATCGGTGCGGAACTGGCCGCCGCCCGCCCCTATTGGCTGGGACAAGAGGTCGTGGTGATCGGCGACGGGCAATGGGATGCGCATTACCTTGCCGCGCTGGCATCGCAGGGGCTGTCTGCGGCGCAGGCTGACGGGGTAGAGATGGCACGGGCCGGGTTGCAGGATCTGTGGCAGATGATGCAGGCCAAAGGTTAG
- the fmdA gene encoding formamidase: MADTLISVDLSESPHGNDKVHNRWHPDIPIAVWVEPGDEFKIETYDWTGGQIKNDDDAADVRDVELEQVHYLSGPIGVKGAEPGDLLIVEILDIGAKEEMNWGFNGFFSKQNGGGFLTDHFPQAQKSIWDFHGMFTTSRHVPGVRYAGLIHPGLIGCLPDRKMLDMWNAREKALFDTDPDRVPALAALPNTQSAHMGAMRGEERDKAAAEGARTVPPREHGGNCDIKDLSRGSTIYFPVYVEGGGLSMGDLHFSQGDGEITFCGAIEMAGWLHLRVGLIKEGCAKYGIRNPIFKPSPIAPKYDDYLIFEGISVDEAGKQHYLDVHIAYRQACLNAIEYLKKFGYSGAQAYAILGTAPVQGHISGVVDIPNACATLWLPTDIFDFDLKPNPGGPVKALDGSVDVPLAPDL, translated from the coding sequence GTGGCCGATACGCTGATTTCCGTTGATCTTTCAGAAAGCCCGCATGGCAATGACAAGGTGCATAACCGTTGGCATCCTGACATTCCGATCGCGGTCTGGGTCGAACCGGGGGACGAGTTCAAGATCGAGACCTATGACTGGACCGGCGGTCAGATCAAGAATGACGATGACGCCGCAGATGTGCGCGATGTCGAACTGGAACAGGTGCATTATCTCTCGGGGCCCATCGGCGTCAAAGGCGCCGAGCCGGGCGATCTGCTGATTGTCGAGATTCTGGATATCGGGGCAAAGGAAGAGATGAACTGGGGCTTCAACGGCTTCTTTTCGAAACAGAATGGCGGTGGCTTTCTGACCGATCATTTCCCGCAGGCGCAGAAGTCGATCTGGGATTTCCACGGCATGTTCACGACCTCGCGCCATGTGCCGGGCGTGCGCTATGCCGGGCTGATCCATCCGGGCCTGATCGGCTGCCTGCCGGATCGCAAGATGCTGGACATGTGGAACGCGCGCGAAAAGGCGCTGTTCGACACCGATCCCGACCGGGTGCCCGCGCTGGCGGCGCTGCCCAATACGCAATCCGCGCATATGGGCGCGATGCGCGGAGAAGAGCGTGACAAGGCCGCGGCCGAGGGCGCGCGCACCGTGCCTCCGCGCGAGCATGGCGGCAATTGCGACATCAAGGACCTGTCGCGCGGCTCGACCATCTATTTCCCGGTCTATGTCGAGGGCGGCGGCCTTTCGATGGGGGATCTGCATTTCAGCCAGGGCGATGGCGAGATCACCTTTTGCGGCGCCATCGAAATGGCCGGCTGGCTGCATCTGCGCGTCGGGCTGATCAAGGAGGGCTGCGCGAAATACGGGATCAGGAATCCGATCTTCAAACCCTCGCCCATTGCGCCGAAATACGACGATTACCTGATCTTCGAGGGGATCTCGGTCGATGAGGCGGGCAAGCAGCACTATCTGGATGTGCATATCGCCTATCGTCAGGCCTGTCTGAACGCCATCGAATATCTGAAGAAATTCGGCTATTCCGGCGCGCAGGCCTATGCCATTCTGGGGACGGCGCCGGTGCAGGGGCATATCTCGGGCGTGGTCGATATCCCGAATGCCTGCGCGACGCTGTGGCTGCCCACGGATATCTTCGACTTCGATCTGAAACCGAATCCGGGCGGTCCTGTGAAGGCGCTGGACGGGTCGGTCGATGTGCCGCTTGCGCCCGATCTGTAA
- a CDS encoding long-chain fatty acid--CoA ligase, with the protein MEGLMMHRPLLQGGLLDFAADSFPDAEIVSRRVEGDTHRESYAEARERVTQLSFALEHLGVEMGDRVATLAWNGYRHFELYYAIPGIGAVCHTINPRLSPEQMIYIIRHAEDKVIFTDLTFVPMLEKLQEHLPPLHYVIMTDRAHMPQTSLDALCYEDLLQGHPTRRDWPEFAETTASGLCYTSGTTGDPKGVLYSHRSNMLHALSVATVLGPDLHYEPRILPVVPLFHVNAWGLPFTAPLIGGSLIMPGPFLDGASLWDLCQAERVETAWGVPTIWQGLYAEIGKRGHKPDALRHMVVGGSAMPRSLIENYEKIGVDVNHAWGMTETSPLGSQGALPVNKLDAPFEERMALKSTQGKRVFGVDMKIVDEDGKEMPQDGEAMGELYVRGNTIMGSYYKNEAATRQAIDADGWFGTGDVASISASGRLVLRDRAKDLIKSGGEWISSIDVENMALMHPKIAQCAIIALPHPKWDERPLLVVKPADPADPPTLNEVNEMLSKALARWQLPDDLVLVDELPLTATGKVSKLSLRQRFKDHVLPDLAG; encoded by the coding sequence ATGGAAGGTTTGATGATGCATCGCCCGCTGCTGCAAGGCGGGCTTCTGGATTTCGCGGCGGACAGCTTTCCCGATGCGGAAATCGTCTCTCGCCGTGTCGAGGGGGATACGCATCGCGAAAGCTATGCCGAGGCGCGCGAGCGGGTGACGCAGCTGTCCTTCGCGCTGGAACATCTGGGCGTCGAAATGGGCGACCGCGTCGCCACCCTGGCCTGGAACGGTTATCGCCATTTCGAGCTTTATTACGCGATACCGGGGATCGGTGCGGTCTGTCACACCATCAATCCGCGCCTGTCGCCCGAACAGATGATCTATATCATCCGACATGCGGAAGATAAGGTCATCTTCACCGATCTGACCTTCGTGCCGATGCTGGAAAAGCTGCAAGAGCATCTGCCGCCGCTGCATTACGTGATCATGACCGACCGCGCCCATATGCCGCAAACCTCGCTGGATGCGCTGTGCTATGAGGATCTGTTGCAGGGGCATCCGACGCGCCGCGACTGGCCGGAATTCGCGGAAACCACGGCCTCGGGGCTGTGCTATACGTCGGGCACGACGGGCGATCCCAAGGGCGTGCTGTATTCGCACCGCTCGAACATGCTGCATGCGCTGTCGGTGGCCACGGTGCTGGGTCCGGACCTGCACTACGAGCCGCGCATCCTGCCGGTCGTGCCGCTGTTCCATGTCAACGCCTGGGGGCTTCCCTTTACCGCGCCGCTGATCGGCGGCAGCCTGATCATGCCGGGGCCGTTTCTGGACGGGGCCAGCCTGTGGGATCTGTGCCAGGCCGAGCGCGTGGAAACCGCCTGGGGCGTGCCGACCATCTGGCAGGGTCTGTATGCCGAGATCGGCAAGCGCGGGCACAAGCCCGACGCGCTGCGCCATATGGTCGTCGGCGGCAGTGCCATGCCGCGCAGCCTGATCGAGAATTACGAAAAGATCGGCGTCGATGTGAACCACGCCTGGGGCATGACCGAAACCTCTCCGCTTGGCTCTCAGGGGGCGCTGCCCGTGAACAAGCTGGATGCGCCCTTCGAGGAACGGATGGCGCTGAAATCCACGCAGGGCAAGCGCGTCTTTGGCGTCGATATGAAGATCGTGGACGAGGACGGCAAGGAAATGCCGCAGGATGGCGAGGCCATGGGCGAACTTTACGTGCGCGGCAACACGATCATGGGCAGCTATTACAAGAACGAGGCCGCGACCCGTCAGGCCATCGATGCCGATGGCTGGTTCGGCACCGGCGATGTGGCCTCGATCTCGGCCAGCGGGCGGCTGGTGCTGCGCGACCGGGCCAAGGATCTGATCAAGTCCGGTGGCGAGTGGATCAGTTCGATCGATGTCGAGAACATGGCCCTGATGCATCCCAAGATCGCGCAATGCGCCATTATCGCGCTGCCGCATCCGAAATGGGACGAACGTCCGCTGCTGGTGGTCAAGCCCGCCGATCCGGCCGATCCGCCGACGCTGAACGAGGTGAACGAGATGCTGTCAAAGGCGCTGGCCCGCTGGCAGTTGCCCGACGATCTGGTGCTGGTCGACGAGCTGCCTTTGACCGCCACGGGCAAGGTCAGCAAGCTGTCCCTGCGCCAGCGGTTCAAGGATCACGTTCTGCCCGATCTGGCCGGTTGA
- a CDS encoding mechanosensitive ion channel family protein: MNLQTIQHSFDPGTPIGAAALAAFLFLAGLLLSWIVRRLLKEALLHDQSEQIDQITLSFLSQLSILMIWLLMFTLYAHMVPVLHRLGTALLAGVSLMSVVIGFAAQTTLGNLVAGISLVLYKPFRRGDRLQIAAPTANFFETGTVDKMSLGFTVLRTDDGRDVIVANGSMAQQTMIKLPPLDEKTAPES, from the coding sequence ATGAATTTACAGACAATCCAACACAGCTTCGATCCCGGCACTCCGATTGGCGCAGCGGCGCTGGCGGCGTTTCTTTTCCTTGCCGGTCTGCTGCTGTCCTGGATCGTCCGACGTCTGCTGAAAGAGGCGCTTCTGCACGATCAATCGGAACAGATCGACCAGATCACGCTGTCCTTTCTCAGCCAGCTTTCGATCCTGATGATCTGGCTGCTGATGTTCACGCTCTATGCGCATATGGTGCCGGTGCTGCATCGTCTGGGCACGGCCTTGCTGGCGGGTGTCAGCCTGATGTCGGTGGTCATCGGCTTTGCCGCACAGACCACGCTGGGCAATCTTGTCGCCGGGATCAGCCTTGTGCTGTACAAGCCCTTCCGGCGCGGCGACCGCCTGCAGATCGCGGCACCGACGGCGAATTTTTTTGAAACCGGCACCGTGGACAAGATGTCCCTGGGCTTTACCGTCCTGCGCACCGACGATGGCCGGGACGTGATCGTCGCCAATGGCTCGATGGCGCAGCAGACCATGATCAAGCTGCCGCCGCTGGACGAAAAAACCGCGCCGGAAAGCTGA
- a CDS encoding TIGR00282 family metallophosphoesterase translates to MKILFLGDVMGRAGRRAIVERLQPLRERLKADLVVVNAENTSGGRGCTAGHAQLLLESGADCLTLGDHAFDQKDMLAFIDKESRIVRPLNFAKDAPGRGHTVISDARGRKLLVTQALGQVFMSRPYDDPFSALDGVLRAHPPGGLVQAALVDFHAEATSEKMASGHFCDGRASIVVGTHTHVPTADIQILPRGTAFQSDAGMCGDYDSIIGMDKTEPLRRFITGMTRDRFTPAEGEATLSGIFVETDDRTGLARSAIPVRQGGRLAATPDELT, encoded by the coding sequence ATGAAGATATTATTTCTTGGTGATGTCATGGGCCGCGCGGGCCGCCGCGCGATAGTGGAACGGCTACAGCCGCTGCGCGAAAGGCTGAAGGCCGATCTTGTGGTGGTGAATGCCGAAAACACCAGCGGCGGGCGGGGCTGCACGGCGGGACATGCCCAGCTGTTGCTGGAGTCGGGCGCCGATTGCCTGACGCTGGGCGATCATGCCTTCGATCAAAAGGACATGCTGGCTTTTATCGACAAGGAAAGCCGGATCGTGCGGCCGCTGAACTTTGCCAAGGACGCGCCGGGCCGGGGGCATACGGTGATCAGCGATGCGCGCGGGCGCAAGCTGCTGGTGACGCAGGCGCTTGGGCAGGTGTTCATGTCGCGGCCCTATGACGATCCGTTCTCGGCGCTGGATGGCGTCTTGCGCGCGCATCCGCCCGGCGGGCTGGTTCAGGCCGCGCTGGTCGATTTCCATGCCGAGGCGACCAGCGAAAAGATGGCCTCGGGCCATTTCTGCGACGGGCGGGCCAGCATCGTCGTGGGCACCCATACCCATGTGCCCACCGCCGATATCCAGATCCTGCCGCGCGGCACGGCCTTTCAATCGGATGCGGGCATGTGTGGCGATTATGACAGCATCATCGGCATGGACAAGACCGAGCCCCTGCGCCGCTTCATCACCGGCATGACCCGCGACCGCTTTACCCCGGCCGAGGGAGAGGCGACATTATCCGGCATTTTCGTCGAAACCGACGACCGGACCGGGCTGGCCAGATCGGCAATTCCGGTCCGTCAGGGCGGACGTCTGGCCGCCACGCCCGATGAGCTAACTTGA
- a CDS encoding zinc-dependent alcohol dehydrogenase family protein → MRTRGAVLERMGLPRPYGDSRPLRIAEVELDDPGPGELLVRMVAAGLCHSDLSSINGDRPRAMPLLLGHEASGVVQAVGPHVSRFAPGDHVVLVFAPSCGHCLPCAEGRPALCEPAAVAAGQGSLITGAKRIREGGQVIDHHIGVSAFAEHAVVAEASCVRIDPSIPLDRAALLGCAVLTGVGAVINTGALKAGQSCAIVGLGGVGLAALLGAVAAGARQVIAVDISDQKLQVARDLGATHTVNSRDPDALAQLRQISGGGVDLAVELAGVVPALEFAYEAARRGGTVVTAGLPNPDARMSLAPVTLTAGEKSLKGSYMGSCVPMRDIPRFAEMMMAGKLPIEKLVTHELTLDQINEGFERLADGSAIRQLIRF, encoded by the coding sequence ATGCGGACACGCGGTGCGGTGCTGGAACGGATGGGGCTGCCCCGTCCCTATGGCGACAGCAGACCCTTGCGGATTGCCGAGGTCGAACTGGACGATCCCGGCCCCGGCGAATTGCTGGTGCGGATGGTGGCCGCGGGTCTGTGCCATTCCGACCTGTCCAGCATCAATGGCGACCGCCCGCGCGCGATGCCGCTGTTGCTGGGGCACGAAGCGTCCGGCGTGGTGCAGGCGGTCGGCCCGCATGTCAGCCGCTTTGCGCCCGGCGATCACGTGGTGCTGGTCTTCGCGCCCTCCTGCGGGCATTGCCTGCCCTGTGCCGAGGGGCGCCCGGCGCTGTGCGAACCGGCGGCGGTGGCGGCGGGGCAGGGCAGCCTGATCACCGGGGCCAAGCGCATCCGCGAAGGCGGGCAGGTGATCGACCACCATATCGGCGTCTCGGCATTTGCCGAACATGCCGTCGTGGCCGAGGCTTCCTGCGTCAGGATCGACCCTTCGATCCCGCTGGACCGGGCGGCCCTGCTGGGCTGCGCGGTGTTGACCGGCGTCGGTGCGGTGATCAATACCGGCGCGCTGAAGGCCGGTCAAAGCTGTGCGATCGTGGGGCTTGGCGGGGTCGGGCTGGCGGCGCTTCTGGGTGCGGTGGCGGCGGGGGCGCGGCAGGTGATTGCGGTCGATATCTCGGACCAGAAGCTGCAGGTCGCCCGCGATCTGGGCGCGACCCATACGGTCAATTCGCGCGATCCCGATGCGCTGGCGCAATTGCGGCAGATCTCGGGCGGCGGGGTCGATCTGGCGGTTGAACTGGCGGGCGTCGTTCCGGCGCTGGAATTCGCCTATGAGGCCGCGCGGCGCGGCGGCACTGTCGTCACCGCGGGCCTGCCCAATCCCGATGCGCGGATGAGCCTTGCCCCGGTCACGCTGACGGCGGGCGAAAAAAGCCTGAAAGGCAGCTATATGGGATCCTGCGTGCCGATGCGCGACATTCCTCGCTTTGCCGAGATGATGATGGCCGGCAAGCTGCCCATCGAAAAGCTGGTCACGCATGAACTGACGCTGGATCAGATCAATGAGGGGTTCGAGCGGCTGGCAGACGGATCCGCCATCCGGCAGCTGATCCGCTTCTAA
- a CDS encoding acyl-CoA thioesterase produces the protein MTTREPPRERSAYAEFQTLQTRWSDNDQFGHIYNATYFELFDEAMNLSLIRRGFLDLAKDGPIQVVVENGCKYFSEVSYPDRIEIGVVLSQMGTSSFRLDMGMFRNGEPRESARSHFIMVTVDNATRRPMPTPEAQRQALATLMLPPA, from the coding sequence ATGACCACGCGGGAACCACCAAGAGAGCGCAGCGCCTATGCCGAGTTTCAAACATTGCAGACCCGATGGAGCGATAACGACCAGTTCGGCCATATCTATAACGCGACCTATTTCGAACTGTTCGACGAGGCGATGAACCTGTCGCTGATCCGGCGCGGCTTTTTGGATCTGGCGAAGGACGGGCCGATTCAGGTCGTGGTCGAAAACGGCTGCAAGTATTTTTCCGAGGTGTCTTATCCCGACCGGATCGAGATCGGGGTGGTGCTGTCGCAGATGGGCACATCCTCGTTCCGGCTGGACATGGGGATGTTCCGCAATGGCGAGCCACGCGAATCCGCGCGCAGCCATTTCATCATGGTGACGGTGGACAATGCCACCCGCCGCCCCATGCCCACGCCAGAGGCGCAGCGGCAGGCGCTGGCGACGCTGATGCTGCCGCCAGCCTGA